The Pseudanabaena galeata CCNP1313 genome includes a region encoding these proteins:
- a CDS encoding DUF1361 domain-containing protein, protein MAAAIELFWQNLDSFMAWNLFLAMIPCVLSFILFAKRSPRRLPINPLWWFGLVVFILFLPNAPYVITDIIHFVRDMRSDVSDNGLIFVLIPQYIAFIMMGFQCYVISLIKLVQYVDWLKLTRKITLLEVSINFICAIGVYWGRVNRLNSWDVFTNPQSVIQDAIRNLGNPNFFLGTVIFFVIFTSLYYIFKWINIAIFFYWQNRSNRVPV, encoded by the coding sequence ATGGCAGCAGCAATCGAGTTGTTTTGGCAAAATCTTGATAGTTTTATGGCTTGGAATCTTTTCTTAGCAATGATTCCCTGCGTACTTAGTTTTATTTTATTTGCCAAGCGATCGCCAAGGCGATTACCTATTAATCCTCTGTGGTGGTTTGGGCTAGTAGTTTTTATATTATTTCTGCCCAATGCTCCCTATGTGATTACTGACATAATTCATTTTGTCAGGGATATGCGCTCCGATGTTTCTGACAATGGTCTTATTTTTGTGCTGATTCCTCAATATATCGCCTTTATAATGATGGGCTTCCAGTGCTATGTGATTTCTTTAATTAAGCTGGTTCAATATGTAGATTGGCTCAAACTGACTAGAAAGATAACTTTGCTGGAAGTAAGCATAAACTTTATCTGTGCGATCGGCGTGTATTGGGGAAGAGTGAATCGCTTAAATAGTTGGGATGTGTTCACCAATCCGCAAAGTGTGATCCAAGATGCCATTCGCAACCTAGGGAATCCTAATTTTTTCCTAGGTACAGTTATATTTTTCGTTATCTTTACTAGTCTTTATTACATTTTCAAATGGATTAATATTGCCATTTTCTTCTATTGGCAAAATCGCTCTAACCGAGTTCCTGTATAA